One Gemmatimonadota bacterium genomic window, AGGGTCAGGGCGCCCGTCTCCCGGTCCTGGTCGTAAGCCTTCACCTGCTCGTCGCCGGTTAGCGAGACGAAAACAACGGTGCGTCCGGACGGGGAATCAGCCATGCTTTTCCGATCTCCTGTTTTTAGTTAAAGACTACCGTAACGGGTAAGACTTCAAAATATACTCCGAGGTTGCGTCCTCAAAGTGTATTTTGGATTTAAGATGCCCGTCGCTGTTACCGTACCGCACGCCTGGCAGGGCGGCGGGCAGGGCGGCGGGCAGGGCGGCAGGCGGGGCGGGCAGAATCCAGCGGGCCTGGTACGCCGGGTTCAAACCGAGGAGTCGAAGCCGTTGCGGATTATGATTATCGCCGGCGAAGCGTCGGGTGAGATGCACGGAGCGGGAGTCGTGGCCGCGCTCAAGGCCAGGCGACCGGAAACCGATGTATTCGGCGTCGGCGGGGAACGCATGGAGCGGGCCGGCTGCGCGCTGGTCTACCACATCGAACGCTTCTCGGTCATGGGTCTTACCGAGGTCGTCCGGCATCTGCCCTTCATTCGCCGGGCATTGCGGCGGCTGGACGGGCTCCTCGAATCCCGGCGTCCCGACCTGGTCATCCTCATCGACTATCCCGACTTCAATCTCCGCCTCGCCCGCAAGGCGCGCAAGCGGGGCATACCCGTCCTATACTACATCAGTCCCCAGGTCTGGGCCTGGAGGCCGCGGCGGATCCACGCCATCGTGCGTAACGTGGACTGCATGGCCGTGGTCTTTCCATTCGAAGTGGAACTGTACGAGAAAGCCGGGGGTAACGTGGTCTTCGTCGGCCACCCCCTGCTGGAGGTGCTCGAAAGCAGGCAATCCAGGACCGAATTTTGCGAATCCGCGGGCCTCGATCCCGACCAACCGATCATCGGGATGCTGCCGGGCAGCCGTGTCATGGAAGTGGAACGCATGCTGCCCGCGATGGCGGGAACCCTGAAGTCCGTCCAGCAGGAACTACCCGGGACCCAGGGCGTCATCGGACTGGCGCCAACCGTCTCCAGGACCGACTTGACGGCGTGTCTCGCGGGGAATGCGGACCTGGAAGAAGACGCAGGGAGGGTCCCCGTGGTGGAAGGAAGCACCTACGAGGTCATGCGCCACGCCGACCTGTTGCTCGTCACGTCGGGAACGGCAACCCTGGAATCCGCCTGCTTCGGCACGCCCCTGCTGGTCCTCTACCGCATGTCCCGCCCGTCCTGGTGGATCGCCCGCCGCCTGGTCAGCATACCGGACATCGGCCTGGTGAACGTGGTCGCGGGAAGGCGAATCGCTCCGGAGTTTCTCCAGGACGACGTCGAACCGGAATCGCTGTCGCCCGTGGTCATGGAGCTGTTGAAGGACCCGGCGAAACGGCAGGCCATGGCACGCGAACTCCGGGAAGTACGAAGCCGGCTGGGAACACCGGGCGCATCGTCGCGCGTCGCCGATCTGGCCCTGGACATGGCGGGCGGCACGGGCGAGCATCAACCGGACGATGAGGAAAGCGGGCCGCTCGGGGAAAGTGGACCCCGCGAGGAAAGCGGACCGCTCGGGGGAAGTGGACCCCGCGAGGAAAGCGGGCCGCTCGGGGAAAGTGGACCCTGCGAGGAAAGCGGGCCGCTCGGGGAAAGTGGACCCCGCGAGGAAAGCGGACCGTGCGGGGAAGGGAAAGCCGATGGCGGGCATTGAAAGCCCCGTATATACTCTGATCGGAAAACTGAGCGCCGGCGCCATTGGTCTGCTTGGAAGGTCGCTCACCATCCACAGGATCGGCGCGGAGTATCTTGAGCAAGCCCGGGAAGGCGGCGGGCAGGTGTTGTACGCCTTCTGGCACGAGGGCCTGCTGGTGGCCACCTATGCTTTTCGCCGGCAGGGAATTCAGGTACTGGTGAGCCAGCACCGGGACGGTGAGTTCATTGCCCGGGCTATCGAGTGCATGGGATACGGGACCATTCGAGGATCGTCTACCCGGGGCGGAACGCGCGCCTTGTTCCGCATGGCGGCGGTCGGTGCGGCCGGAGACGACCTGGGGGTAACCGTGGACGGTCCCCGGGGTCCCCGTCTCCAGGTCAAACCGGGCACGCTGATCATCGCCGGGAGGTCCGGCCTGCCCATCGTGCCCTTCGCGGTCGCTTCGCACAAGGCGTGCTTGCTTTCGAGCTGGGACCGGTTCATGGTCCCACGCCCCTTTTCCAAGACGGCGATCGCCTTCGGAGAACCCTTGACCGTACCCGCAGACGCATCGGTCGAGCGTCTCGAACCCTACCGGGCCGAACTACAGAGACGCCTGTTGGAAGCGAGGGAAACCGCCGGACGAAGCCTGGACGCGTCCTGATTACCCGGCAGATTCGTGACGAAGCGACAGGTCCCTGACATGGTCTTTGTCTATACTTTACTGTATTCCGCGCTGACCGTGCTGCTCTCGCCGGTCCTGGTCTGCCTGTCCATCCTGGACCGGTACGGGATGCGCCAGCGGCTCGGTCAGCGGCCCCTCGTACCCGACGGAGAAAACCGGCCGGTAATCTGGTTCCACTGCGCGTCCGTGGGCGAAGCCACCGGCCTGGCGGCCGTGATTGGAGGATTCGCGAAACGCCACCCCGGTTACCAGGTGCTGGTCACCACGATTACGGAAACCGGTCTGGACTATGCCAGGAAGCACGTACCCCAGGCCCGGTACTTCGGACTGGCGCCCCTCGACGCGCCTTTCATCGTCCGTCCGGTGTTCAGGCGGGTACGCCCCCGCGCGCTGGTCCTGCTCGAAGGCGAACTCTGGCCCGGCATGCTCGGAGCGGCTGCCGCTCATGACTGCCCCGTGGCCCTGGTCAACGGCCGCATGTCGGATCGCAGTCTCGCGCGTAACCGTTTCGTGAAGCCGCTGTTCAGGCACATGCTGCGGCAGTTAGCCGTCGTAGGCGTCCAGCATGCGCTCGACGGGGAACGGTTCATAGCCTTCGGCGCGGTCCCCGGCCGGGTCCGCGTGACCGGGAACGTCAAGTCCGACCTGGCCGCCGATCAGAAGGACCCCGGGCGGGAAGCGCTGCGCCTGGAACTCGGCCTGTCCGCGTCCGAGCCGGTCATCATGGCGGGTTGCCCCCGGCCCGTTGAAGAGGAACGCGCCG contains:
- a CDS encoding lysophospholipid acyltransferase family protein, which translates into the protein MAGIESPVYTLIGKLSAGAIGLLGRSLTIHRIGAEYLEQAREGGGQVLYAFWHEGLLVATYAFRRQGIQVLVSQHRDGEFIARAIECMGYGTIRGSSTRGGTRALFRMAAVGAAGDDLGVTVDGPRGPRLQVKPGTLIIAGRSGLPIVPFAVASHKACLLSSWDRFMVPRPFSKTAIAFGEPLTVPADASVERLEPYRAELQRRLLEARETAGRSLDAS
- the lpxB gene encoding lipid-A-disaccharide synthase, encoding MPVAVTVPHAWQGGGQGGGQGGRRGGQNPAGLVRRVQTEESKPLRIMIIAGEASGEMHGAGVVAALKARRPETDVFGVGGERMERAGCALVYHIERFSVMGLTEVVRHLPFIRRALRRLDGLLESRRPDLVILIDYPDFNLRLARKARKRGIPVLYYISPQVWAWRPRRIHAIVRNVDCMAVVFPFEVELYEKAGGNVVFVGHPLLEVLESRQSRTEFCESAGLDPDQPIIGMLPGSRVMEVERMLPAMAGTLKSVQQELPGTQGVIGLAPTVSRTDLTACLAGNADLEEDAGRVPVVEGSTYEVMRHADLLLVTSGTATLESACFGTPLLVLYRMSRPSWWIARRLVSIPDIGLVNVVAGRRIAPEFLQDDVEPESLSPVVMELLKDPAKRQAMARELREVRSRLGTPGASSRVADLALDMAGGTGEHQPDDEESGPLGESGPREESGPLGGSGPREESGPLGESGPCEESGPLGESGPREESGPCGEGKADGGH